The genomic window AACCCCAACACTCGCGCACGATCACCGATTTTATCGCCGGGATGAGCGACCGTTTCGCCATGCGAGAGCTTTCGCGCATCAGCGGCGATGTCCCGCAAGGGCTTATCAATGTCTGATGCCTCCGCCCGTCCCAGCGGGCCCATCCGTATCGGTCTTGTCGGTGCAACAGGGCTCATCGGTCGCCGCTTAATTGCGCTTTCAAGCGCTGGCGATGAGGTGCGCATGGTTGGCGTTGCCCGGCGCGAGGCGAGCTTGCCGAAAGGTGCCAAGGTCGAGATGTTCGTCGCCGATCCTGATAAATGGGGCGAGGTGCTTGAGGCGGTCAAACCCGCTGCACTCATTTGCGCGCTTGGCACCACATGGAAGAAGGCTGGCCGCGATGAAGCCGCCTTTCGCGCTGTTGATTATGATCTGATCGTCAACACGGCGAAGGCTGCGCACAAGGTCGGCATACCCAACTTTGTCATGGTCAGTTCGTCGGGCGCTGATGCAAGGTCGAAAAGCTTTTATATGCGCACCAAGGGCGAGGCAGAGGATGCGGTATCGCGGATCGGCCTCAAGCGTGTCGATATTCTACGCCCAGGCCTTCTCAAAGGTTCGCGCATTGACGATCTGCGACCGCTCGAAGCCATAGCCCAGATCGCAAGTCCCGTGCTTGATCCGCTTTTGCCGAGCAAATGGTCGGGCTATCGTTCCATCGACGCAGACATTGTATGCGAGGCAGCGATGGGGCTGGCTTTGCGCAAAGCGTCAGGACGCTTTACCCACGATAACGACGCAATCAAACGCGCCGCGCGTGAATGGCGCGCGAAAACTTCGCCGCAAGACGAGTAACGAGGGGAGCCAGAGATGGATTGGAGTACCATTTTTTCAGCCGCCAATGTTTTGGCGATGATCGCTTGGGGCGTGCTTATATTCCTTCCGCGCCATCCGACTGCCTTGGCCGGCGTCCTGTATCTTGGCGTGGGGCTTTTGTGCATGGTTTATGCCGTGGCGCTTGGCGGAGTGCTTTCAGGTGTTATCCCGGCTGGCGAGGGCGGCTCTGGTGCGAACTTCACATCTATCGAAGGTGTGCGCGACATTTTCGCAAGCGACGGCGGCGTGACAATCGGCTGGGTGCATTATCTCGCCTTTGACCTGTTCGTCGGCCTTTGGATTGCGCGCGATGCCGATGCAAAGTTTGTCTCACGCTTTATTCAGGCCCCGGTCTTGGCTCTAACATTCATCGCCGGACCGGCTGGATTATTCCTATGGCTCATCATCCGCGAACCTCGTGCCCGTGCCAAAGGGCGCTGGAATTAGATTTCGGTTGCAAGGATGCAACTTTACGCAAATCTCCTCAGTAAAAATATGGACGGGCTCAGGATATTTGCCTAGCTTCTCCCGCGAGAGAACTTTGGGGAGAGCAAGGAATGGCGACTGGAGCCACCGCTGACTATCTGTCGTTTGATGAATTTTTGAAGCACTGGGGCGAAGTTGCGCCTGACCGTACCGCGCTTGAGATGGACGGGCGGATCACAACTTACGGCGAAGCTGAGAAACTGACGCGGCAACTGATTGCGTTCTTTGCCGAAAACTCAGTTGGACGCGGTGACAGGATCGCGTGGCTGGGCAAGAATTCGGACCGTTATTTCCTTCTCCTCTATGCCGCAGCCCGTATTGGGGCCGCAATGGCACCGGTGGGTTGGCGTCTCGCTCCGCCTGAAATCGCCTATATCCTTAAGGACACTGGTGCAAAGCTGTTGTTCGTTGAGGAAGGCTTCATCGATACGGCAAGCGAAGTTACAGGCGCGATGGACCCCCCCCCGCGCGTGTTTGAGGCTGAAGCAGCATTTCGTGCTGCTGAGGGGATGGAGCCAGCAAGCTATGAGCCTGCTGATTTGGATGATGCCATCCTGCAACTTTACACATCGGGCACGACTGGCAATCCGAAGGGTGTAGGTCTTTCCAACCGCAATATGTTCTCCCTGCGAAAGCCCAGCGTTGAGGAGGATCAACCTTGGCAGCAATATGAAGAGACAGATTGTATTCTTGCCGCCATGCCATGCGCGCATATTGGTGGGACTGGGCTCGCTGCGATTGCGATGTCCAATGGCGTCCGGGCGCAGGTTCTTCCCGAATTCACGCCTGACGGTGTCCTTCGCGCCATCCAGAACGGGGCGACGCATATGTTCCTCGTGCCTGCCGCTATCCAGTTTGTGATCCAGCACCCGCTCGCGAAAGAAACCGATTTTTCAGGCCTTCGCTATCTCATGTATGGCGCAGCGCCCATGCCATTGGAGCTGTTGAAGCAAACCGTTGCCACTATGCCGGGCGCTGGGCTCTTGCAGGTTTACGGTATGACTGAAACCTGCGGCACGGTGACGATGTTGCCGCCCGATGATCACTCGCTTGAAGGCAATGAGCGGATGCGTTCGGCGGGTAAGGCTGTTCCCGGCGTAGAAATTCAGATCCGCGGCGAAGACAACAAAGAGGTTGAGCGCGGCGAAATCGGTGAGATTTGCATCAAATCCCCGTCCAATACTGCCGGCTATTGGAAGCTTCCTGAAGCCACGTCGAGCACGATTGATGCCGATGGCTGGCTGCACACCGGTGATGCCGGGATCATGGATGCAGATGGCTATGTCTACATTCAAGACCGGATCAAGGACATGATCATCTCAGGCGGCGAGAATGTCTATCCCGCTGAGGTCGAGAGTGCGATTTATGGCCACCCGGCGGTCGCCGAAGTCGCAGTGATCGGCATTCCATCCGAGCAATGGGGCGAAGAGGTGAAGGCGTGCTGTGTGCCAAAGCCGGGAATGGAGATCGATGCAGGCGATGTGATCGCCTATGCGCGCGAGAGGATCGCCGCATTCAAAGCACCCAAGAGCATTGATGTGATCCCGGAAATGCCGCGCAATGCTTCTGGCAAAATCCTGCGCCGCCAATTGCGCGCGCCTTATTGGGAAGGGCAGGACAGGCAGGTCAGCTAGGCTAAGTTGAGCGCGCTACTATGCCAAGCCCAACCAGCATGGACGATATCAGCGAGCATGGAGCCAAGCGCCATGCGCCAGCGACTTTGCGCAATCGCGAGGCTATTGCGCGCGTCCTCTCCGCAGAACTCCCTAAAAAAGGGACGGTGCTGGAAGTCGCCAGCGGTTCTGGAGAACACGTAGTCTTTTTTGCGAAAACCTTCCCGCACCTCGATTGGCTGCCCAGCGACCCGGATTTGGATGCCCAAAATTCGATCAGGGCTTATACTAAGGAGTATGAGGGAACCAACTTAAGGGACGTTACGGGTATCGATGCAAGCGTGCCTAAGGCGTGGGCAATACCCCATAAAATTGCCGCTACCGTGTGCATCAACATGATTCACATCAGTGCCTACGCTTCGTGCACTGGTCTATTCGCAGGCAGTGCGCGGCTCGCTGAACAAAGCTCCGGCGGCTCAGGGTTTCCCCTGATCCTCTATGGTCCGTTTTTTGAGCATGGGGTGGCACCAGCGGAATCGAACCTTGCCTTCGATTTGAGCTTGAAAGCTCGAAATCCGAATTGGGGCATTCGTGATGCTGAAAAAGTGGACGCGACCGCACGCGCGCACGGTTTCGAGCGAGCAGCTCGATATGAGATGCCCGCGAACAATTTGATGCTGATTTATCGTAAAGCTTAAGTCAGCTTGAGGCTGAAGCTAAAGCGAGCTTGAGGCTCAAGCTAAAGCGAGATTGAGGGGGAGAATGTCGACTTCAAGCCAGCTTTAAGGGAAGGGTGAAGCTCAATTGCCCTTGATGACATCTTCCCCGGCCTGTCCCACAGATTCAATGTCGCGGCCAACGCCCTTGACTGTGTTGCACGCAGCGGTCGTGATTGTGACTGCACCAAGGACAATCGCAAGGACGGCTTTTTGAGTGGTCGAACGGTTCATTTGGTAGCTCCTTATCCCGATCACATTATCCGAAACTTCCTGTGTACCCTACATTAAAAAAGGGCCCACCGTTCAGGCGAGCCCTCTTTCGGGTCAGTTTACCCCTCAACTTCAAGTCTCTTCGTCAACCGCATCAGCGGCGGATTTGAGATCGTCGCCAGCGCCGCGAACGGTGTTGCAGGCTGCGGCGCTAAGGGTCATTGCGCCAAGCGCGATTGCGATCATTGTCTTGCGGATCATCGGTGGTTCTCCTGTGAAGTACGTCGGTACGATCAGGCTACCCACTCACCGTGCGATGCGTTCCAATTCTTGCCGTTTTATCCGGCGCTCGGCTGCGAGGCGACGTTCGCGCCATGCGATAAGGGCGCCTGCTGCAACGATGAGAGGTGCGCCAAACCACAAGCTTGATGGAGGTGTGCGTTCAAAGACGCTCCATCCATAAAAGGTCGCCCACAAGAGCCCGGTGTAATCCATCAGTAAGATCACGCCCGCAGAGCCAAAGCGCAAACTCGCGGTCAAAAGCATTTGCGCAAGCGCGCCGCACAGTCCCATCGCCAGAATAAGTCCCCAGGTCACTGGATCGTGCGGGACGAAAACGAAAGGCAGGGCAAGCGCCATCAAAGGCGTGGTGAAGGCAGTGAACCAGAAGACGATGCTCCACGGGCTTTCGGTTTTATTGAGATCCTGAATTTGCATACTGATGATCGCAACCCAAAGCGCCGCAAACAAGCCGACGGCCGCGCCAAGCGGATCGATCCCGGTGCCTGCGCCAAGGCCAAAGGCGGGCTGGGTCAGGACAAGAACCCCTGCAAAACCAAGCGCCACCGCGCCCCAGCGATATTTGCCCGGCTTCTCTTTGAACAAGATTACGCCGAGTAACACGGCGAAGAGCGGCGAGGTAAACCCAAGCGCGCTCGCCTCAGCCAGTGGAAGCAGAACGACCGCGCCATATACGAGGAACATTCCGGTGATCCCCATAATCGCACGGTTACCGTGGGCACGCAGACGTTTTGTCTTGAGATCGGAAAGCCTGCCCCAAGCGGCTAGCAATCCGGTGATGCAAACCAATGTGATGAGCTGTCGCCAAAACACCAGCTCTGTTAGAGATGCGCCGCGCGCCTCTGTCACTTTGACCAGCATGGACATGGTCGCAAGCGTGGCTGCAGCCGCCAGTCTGATACCAAGCGCTAGAAAGGGGCGGGGTCGGGCGACTGATCCATCCATTGCTTAAACGCTTTAGGGCGCTTGGACAATTGCGCAATCTTTCCGTTACAAACTTGCCTGCGAACTTGCGTGGTTTGCAACGCTGCCTAAATGGGCGCGATGGAATTGCTGCACGTCTTGACTTTTGCCAGTGATGCCGCGCTGCTTGCCGTGGCGGGCGCGGTGTGCTGGTCATTGGCAGTGGTGTGCCTCATCATGGACCGCCTGCGCGAAAAGCGCCGCTCGGTGGATCGCTTGGAGCGCGTGGGGTTCGTGCCTTGGACGGGGCTGTTCCTTGGCCTAGCCATTATCGGTGGCGGGTGCCTCGCGATGAGCCTGCCGGTTGTGTTGGGGAATTTATAAAAGCGTGCGCTCCTGCGAAGGCAGGAGCCCATCTTGGACCCTTGGAAGCTGGAATCCTGCTTGCGCAGGAGATCACAGGCTGAGAAACACGTTTCCAGATTCGCGAGCAGAAAGCGAGTGCAAGCGCGACAGCGCAAGCCAGTTAGGCCGTAGCCAAGCGAGCCGGATGGCTCGCGCCCGGCGCCTGAGGGCGGCCTGCCTTAAAGGCAGGCTTCTAGGTAAGCCTGGTCAAACCCGAATTGGCGCGCTTTCTCAAGCGTATAGGGACGCAGACCGCTTGAGCGGAATTCGCCCATGATCTTGCCGTCTTCGCTCTCGTCGAGATATTCAAACTTGAACAGCTCTTGGGTCACGATCACGTCGCCTTCCATCCCAATCACCTCGGTGATGTTGGTGGTGCGGCGTGAGCCGTCGCGCAGACGCTTTACCTGAACGATCAGGTCAACCGATTCTGCGATCTGACGCGAAATCGCTTCCTTAGGGATCTTGATGTCGCCCATCAGGATCATGTTCTCCATCCGGCCCAAACACTCGCGCGGGGAGTTGGCGTGGAGCGTACACATGGAGCCATCGTGGCCCGTGTTCATAGCGGCGAGAAGGTCGAAACATTCAGCGCCACGAATCTCACCAAGGATGATCCGGTCAGGACGCATACGCAGGGCGTTTTTCACAAGGTCGCCGATGGTAATCGCGCCTTGGCCCTCAAGGTTAGGCGGGCGCGTTTCGAGCGGCAGCCAGTGCGGCTGTTGCAAGCGAAGTTCGGCGGCGTCCTCGATCGTCAGAACGCGCTCACCCGGGTCGATCATCTTCGACAGCGCGTTGAGCATGGTCGTTTTACCCGAACCCGTACCGCCTGAGATAACGATATTCATCCGGCACGCGCCCGCGATTTTCAATGCAGTACACATCTTCTCCGACATCGAGCCAAATTCCTTGAGCATATCCAAGGTGATCGGTTTCTCGGAGAATTTACGAATTGAGATCGCTGTGCCGCGCAAGCTCAGCGGCGGAACGATGACGTTCACACGAGAGCCGTCTTTCAAACGGGCGTCAGCAAGCGGGGTGGTCTGGTCAACGCGGCGGCCAACCTGGTTCACGATGCGCTGTGCGATCTGGAAAAGGTGCTGCTCATCGCGGAAGCGAATGGGCGCGATAACAAGCTTACCCTTTTTCTCGATATAAGTCTGGTCGGGACCGTTGACCATAATATCGGAAACGTCCGGGTCATTCAGAAGCTCTTCCAATGGACCAAAGCCCAAAAGCTCGTCGATCAGAACTTTTTCGAGAGCAAATTGCTCGCGGCGGTTCAACGTGACCTTCAGCTCGGCCAGCACTTCCATGATGATCGGGCGGAATTCTTCCGACAGCTCTTCTTTGGTAAGTGTCGCGGCCGCTTCAGGATCGACACGCTCGAGAAGGCGCGGGAGAACCTGTTCTTTAATCTTGTGAACGCTGGCCTCAAAACCACCTGCCTCTGCTTCGGCAGCGTTGGTTGCGTTCATGCGTTCCTGCAGGCGATCCATCGCACTTGCGGTCGCATTGCCAGACGAAGGACTGTGCGGGGGAGGGGCGCTTGGTTTTGGAGCTTCAGCGTTGCCGCCCGCTCCAGGCAATGGCGGGAATTGCTCACCACCTTTTGTTTCCTCTGATGCAGGGCTTCCACCCTTCATCGGTCGTGCAACGCCAAAGGCAGGTTTTGCGCCGGGCCTCATGCCGCCTGCGCCACCTTTTTTGCCGAATGCGCTCATTAACTTAGCCCCCAGGCTCAAACTTATTCATCAATTGCTTCTTCGCGAATATCACGAACAGCGTCTCTCGAAATGTGGTGAATAATTCGGAAACCTTAATTTTTCGCCAAGGCCATGCGGTTTGCCTTTCCCGTGCAAATCAAGGGGGTTCCTATCGCTTCAACGGGGGCAGTTGGGCTAGGGCACCTTAGCGCAAATTGAAACGAAGCCTCCTCGTATAAACACCTGTGGCGGTGGCTTGGCGACGAGCGATAGATGAAAGCATCTGGTCCCATGAATAAGTTGCTCATTGCATGGAGCAAATTGGTAAGCGGGAACGCCGCCAATGGCGTCTTGCAATTGGCAATCTTTGCCGTTGCGGCGCAAGCTCTCGAATTGGCGGCATTGGGGCTTTTGATCGTCGTTCAAGCCTATGTCCGCTTTGTTGATGGAATTGTTAATTTCCAATCGGTGAATGTCCTCACTAATTTCATGGCCGGGGCACAGGAAAAGGGCGATGAGCCTCGCCTTCGCGGCCTTGTGAAAGCAGGGCTTTGCGTTGATTTTGGAACAGCGTTTCTTGCGACCTTGGTGGCGATCCTCGCTTTGCCTCTCGCCGCAGATTGGCTCGGTATTACAGGCGACTGGCTATGGTATGCGGGCGCTTATGCGCTGGTAATTTCGACCAGGGCATTTGGTGCAATAGAGGCGGCACTTCGGTGCTTTGATCGCTTCGGCGCGATTTCTCTGCGCCCGGCGTGTTCGTCCCTTGTAATCCTTGCAGGGTCATTGGCCGCTTGGGCCATGAATGCGGGCGCTCAGACATTTTTGCTGATTTGGCTCGTGGGTGAGGCGCTCGCCAATCTGATTTATCTCGGCTGGTCGATGCTGCTGTTGCGCCGTCTTGGAATGGAAAACTTGAGCAGCGCCGATGCGCGCGGCGCGATTGCACAGTCACCGGGCTTCTGGCCGATGATGTGGCAAACCAATGCGACCTTCGGCATCCGGATGTTGAGCCAGGAGGCGGACGTCCTTCTTGCAGGGGCAGTGCTGGGGCCAGCAGCAGCTGGACTTTTACGCGCGGCTAAGAACCTTGCCAATCTGGTCGGGCAGTTAGGCAGGCCTCTGCAACAAATCGCCAGCGCCCCAATTGCGCGCTTTGTTGAGGTTGGCGAACGACAGGCGGCACTTCGTTACGGCGCGAGGATCGCTGGCTTTGCCTTTGCCGCTGGGCTTATCCTTGCAGGCGTGATGTACGTCTTTGCAGAGCCCATCTTGATGATTGGCTTTGGCGCGGACTTTGCCGCAGCCGCCACAATCACGGTGTTGCTTTTCGCAGCGCGTGGGCTCTATCTTTCAGGTGTGACGCTGATGCCCCTGCTCCTTGCGCTCGGGCAAAGCGGCCGTTTTCTAGGCTCGGTTATCGCTGGAACGGTGGCGTTTTTCGCAGTTCTTGTGTGGACTATTCAGCCGCTTGGCCTTGTCGGGATTGGAGCGGCTCACATCGCTTTCGAGCTGGTGTGGGCAGCCTATGGCTGGTGGGTCGCCAGAAACGCTGTGCGTGACACCGCCAAGGCCACCTAATCA from Erythrobacter sp. SCSIO 43205 includes these protein-coding regions:
- a CDS encoding NAD(P)H-binding protein, with product MSDASARPSGPIRIGLVGATGLIGRRLIALSSAGDEVRMVGVARREASLPKGAKVEMFVADPDKWGEVLEAVKPAALICALGTTWKKAGRDEAAFRAVDYDLIVNTAKAAHKVGIPNFVMVSSSGADARSKSFYMRTKGEAEDAVSRIGLKRVDILRPGLLKGSRIDDLRPLEAIAQIASPVLDPLLPSKWSGYRSIDADIVCEAAMGLALRKASGRFTHDNDAIKRAAREWRAKTSPQDE
- a CDS encoding ABA4-like family protein produces the protein MDWSTIFSAANVLAMIAWGVLIFLPRHPTALAGVLYLGVGLLCMVYAVALGGVLSGVIPAGEGGSGANFTSIEGVRDIFASDGGVTIGWVHYLAFDLFVGLWIARDADAKFVSRFIQAPVLALTFIAGPAGLFLWLIIREPRARAKGRWN
- a CDS encoding long-chain-fatty-acid--CoA ligase, encoding MATGATADYLSFDEFLKHWGEVAPDRTALEMDGRITTYGEAEKLTRQLIAFFAENSVGRGDRIAWLGKNSDRYFLLLYAAARIGAAMAPVGWRLAPPEIAYILKDTGAKLLFVEEGFIDTASEVTGAMDPPPRVFEAEAAFRAAEGMEPASYEPADLDDAILQLYTSGTTGNPKGVGLSNRNMFSLRKPSVEEDQPWQQYEETDCILAAMPCAHIGGTGLAAIAMSNGVRAQVLPEFTPDGVLRAIQNGATHMFLVPAAIQFVIQHPLAKETDFSGLRYLMYGAAPMPLELLKQTVATMPGAGLLQVYGMTETCGTVTMLPPDDHSLEGNERMRSAGKAVPGVEIQIRGEDNKEVERGEIGEICIKSPSNTAGYWKLPEATSSTIDADGWLHTGDAGIMDADGYVYIQDRIKDMIISGGENVYPAEVESAIYGHPAVAEVAVIGIPSEQWGEEVKACCVPKPGMEIDAGDVIAYARERIAAFKAPKSIDVIPEMPRNASGKILRRQLRAPYWEGQDRQVS
- a CDS encoding DUF938 domain-containing protein gives rise to the protein MDDISEHGAKRHAPATLRNREAIARVLSAELPKKGTVLEVASGSGEHVVFFAKTFPHLDWLPSDPDLDAQNSIRAYTKEYEGTNLRDVTGIDASVPKAWAIPHKIAATVCINMIHISAYASCTGLFAGSARLAEQSSGGSGFPLILYGPFFEHGVAPAESNLAFDLSLKARNPNWGIRDAEKVDATARAHGFERAARYEMPANNLMLIYRKA
- a CDS encoding entericidin A/B family lipoprotein, whose protein sequence is MNRSTTQKAVLAIVLGAVTITTAACNTVKGVGRDIESVGQAGEDVIKGN
- a CDS encoding DMT family transporter encodes the protein MDGSVARPRPFLALGIRLAAAATLATMSMLVKVTEARGASLTELVFWRQLITLVCITGLLAAWGRLSDLKTKRLRAHGNRAIMGITGMFLVYGAVVLLPLAEASALGFTSPLFAVLLGVILFKEKPGKYRWGAVALGFAGVLVLTQPAFGLGAGTGIDPLGAAVGLFAALWVAIISMQIQDLNKTESPWSIVFWFTAFTTPLMALALPFVFVPHDPVTWGLILAMGLCGALAQMLLTASLRFGSAGVILLMDYTGLLWATFYGWSVFERTPPSSLWFGAPLIVAAGALIAWRERRLAAERRIKRQELERIAR
- a CDS encoding CpaF family protein, which codes for MSAFGKKGGAGGMRPGAKPAFGVARPMKGGSPASEETKGGEQFPPLPGAGGNAEAPKPSAPPPHSPSSGNATASAMDRLQERMNATNAAEAEAGGFEASVHKIKEQVLPRLLERVDPEAAATLTKEELSEEFRPIIMEVLAELKVTLNRREQFALEKVLIDELLGFGPLEELLNDPDVSDIMVNGPDQTYIEKKGKLVIAPIRFRDEQHLFQIAQRIVNQVGRRVDQTTPLADARLKDGSRVNVIVPPLSLRGTAISIRKFSEKPITLDMLKEFGSMSEKMCTALKIAGACRMNIVISGGTGSGKTTMLNALSKMIDPGERVLTIEDAAELRLQQPHWLPLETRPPNLEGQGAITIGDLVKNALRMRPDRIILGEIRGAECFDLLAAMNTGHDGSMCTLHANSPRECLGRMENMILMGDIKIPKEAISRQIAESVDLIVQVKRLRDGSRRTTNITEVIGMEGDVIVTQELFKFEYLDESEDGKIMGEFRSSGLRPYTLEKARQFGFDQAYLEACL
- a CDS encoding lipopolysaccharide biosynthesis protein — translated: MNKLLIAWSKLVSGNAANGVLQLAIFAVAAQALELAALGLLIVVQAYVRFVDGIVNFQSVNVLTNFMAGAQEKGDEPRLRGLVKAGLCVDFGTAFLATLVAILALPLAADWLGITGDWLWYAGAYALVISTRAFGAIEAALRCFDRFGAISLRPACSSLVILAGSLAAWAMNAGAQTFLLIWLVGEALANLIYLGWSMLLLRRLGMENLSSADARGAIAQSPGFWPMMWQTNATFGIRMLSQEADVLLAGAVLGPAAAGLLRAAKNLANLVGQLGRPLQQIASAPIARFVEVGERQAALRYGARIAGFAFAAGLILAGVMYVFAEPILMIGFGADFAAAATITVLLFAARGLYLSGVTLMPLLLALGQSGRFLGSVIAGTVAFFAVLVWTIQPLGLVGIGAAHIAFELVWAAYGWWVARNAVRDTAKAT